The following proteins are encoded in a genomic region of Hymenobacter siberiensis:
- a CDS encoding AAA family ATPase, whose amino-acid sequence MAQFQNDKEAADALAASFQKLRQEIGKVIVGQDEVVRLVLTAVFSQGHSLLVGVPGLAKTLLIQTIADSLDLSFNRIQFTPDLMPSDIVGSETMNQQRDFHFVKGPIFANIILADEINRTPPKTQAALLESMQEYAVTVAGQRYPLQRPFFVLATQNPIEQEGTYPLPEAQLDRFMFNIELGYPTYAEELNIVKQTTSNIKQTVNKVLHAADIQAFQELVRRVPVADNVVEYAVGLVHKTRPNTERAAPRTNQLLEWGAGPRASQHLIVGAKCNALLNGKYSPDIEDVRAVAVPILRHRLVRNFKAEAEGIGVEQIVKELL is encoded by the coding sequence ATGGCTCAATTCCAAAACGATAAAGAAGCCGCCGATGCCCTGGCCGCCTCCTTCCAGAAGCTACGCCAGGAAATCGGCAAGGTTATCGTGGGGCAAGACGAGGTAGTGCGGCTGGTACTCACGGCGGTATTTTCGCAGGGCCACAGCCTGCTGGTGGGCGTACCCGGCCTGGCCAAAACCCTGCTGATTCAGACCATTGCCGATTCGCTGGACTTGTCGTTCAACCGCATCCAGTTCACCCCCGATTTGATGCCCAGCGACATCGTGGGTTCGGAAACGATGAACCAACAGCGGGATTTTCACTTCGTGAAAGGACCCATCTTCGCCAACATCATCCTGGCCGACGAAATCAACCGGACACCGCCTAAAACCCAGGCCGCCCTGCTCGAAAGTATGCAGGAATACGCCGTGACGGTGGCCGGGCAGCGCTACCCCTTGCAACGCCCGTTCTTCGTGCTGGCCACGCAGAACCCCATCGAGCAGGAAGGCACCTATCCCCTGCCCGAGGCGCAGCTCGACCGCTTCATGTTCAACATCGAGCTGGGCTACCCGACCTACGCCGAGGAGCTGAACATCGTGAAGCAAACGACGTCCAACATCAAACAGACGGTCAACAAAGTCCTCCACGCGGCCGACATTCAGGCCTTTCAGGAGCTGGTGCGCCGCGTGCCGGTGGCCGACAACGTGGTGGAATACGCCGTGGGCCTCGTGCACAAAACCCGCCCCAACACCGAGCGCGCCGCCCCGCGCACCAACCAGCTGCTGGAATGGGGTGCCGGCCCCCGCGCCTCGCAGCACCTCATTGTGGGTGCCAAGTGCAACGCCCTGCTCAACGGCAAATATTCGCCCGACATTGAGGACGTACGCGCCGTGGCCGTGCCGATATTACGCCACCGCCTCGTGCGCAACTTCAAAGCCGAAGCCGAAGGCATCGGCGTGGAGCAGATTGTAAAAGAACTTCTTTGA
- a CDS encoding GNAT family N-acetyltransferase, with the protein MLPRAPLYTERLCLRPYEPADADAFFALLHADRARFQPSFPDRLQAVRVPADAVTSLLTFAEDWRTGRFYVFGIWHRATAEYVGDICLMPQQKGQAEIGYYLAAAAEGYGYAREALGAIIDFGFTAMGSQRLLVRCYANNVRGQAVARAVGFQLEPPPKRPLWFLNSDALNQIQRFWLTRDAA; encoded by the coding sequence ATGCTGCCCCGCGCCCCGCTCTATACCGAACGCCTCTGCCTGCGCCCCTACGAGCCAGCCGACGCCGACGCTTTCTTCGCGCTGCTGCACGCCGACCGTGCCCGCTTCCAGCCCTCCTTCCCCGACCGCCTTCAGGCTGTGCGCGTGCCCGCCGATGCCGTGACCTCCCTGCTCACCTTCGCCGAGGACTGGCGTACCGGCCGCTTCTACGTGTTCGGCATCTGGCACCGCGCTACAGCCGAATACGTGGGCGACATCTGCCTTATGCCCCAACAGAAGGGCCAGGCCGAGATTGGCTACTACCTGGCTGCTGCCGCCGAGGGCTACGGCTACGCCCGCGAGGCGCTGGGGGCCATCATCGACTTTGGGTTCACTGCGATGGGCAGCCAGCGTCTGCTGGTGCGCTGCTATGCCAACAACGTGCGCGGACAGGCCGTAGCCCGCGCCGTGGGCTTTCAGCTGGAGCCGCCGCCCAAACGGCCGCTCTGGTTCCTCAATTCTGATGCGCTGAACCAGATTCAACGATTCTGGCTGACACGGGATGCGGCATAA
- the recA gene encoding recombinase RecA has product MKALQLTLDKLDKAYGKGTVMKLSDNKVADIPSISTGSLSLDIALGIGGVPRGRVIEIYGPESSGKTTLTMHMIAEAQKKGGMAAFIDAEHAFDKSYAEKLGIDTTNLLIAQPDNGEQALEIADQLISSGAIDIIVIDSVAALVPKAELEGDMGDSKVGLHARLMSQALRKLTGTINKTGCCCIFINQLREKIGVMFGTPETTTGGNALKFYASVRLDIRRIGQIKEDKDNVTGNRTKVKVVKNKVAPPFKVVEFDIIYGQGISKVGEIVDLGVDMGIIGKSGSWFNYGETKIGQGREAVKTLLLDNPELAAEIEKKIRDMAKGDDAVIPVDMSIPEDGEDTL; this is encoded by the coding sequence ATGAAAGCCCTCCAGCTCACCCTGGATAAGCTGGACAAGGCCTACGGTAAAGGCACCGTAATGAAGCTCAGCGACAATAAAGTGGCCGACATTCCGAGCATCAGCACCGGCTCGCTCTCGCTCGATATTGCTCTCGGCATTGGCGGCGTGCCCCGGGGCCGGGTCATTGAAATTTACGGCCCGGAATCGTCGGGTAAGACCACGCTCACGATGCACATGATTGCCGAGGCGCAGAAGAAAGGCGGCATGGCCGCGTTCATCGACGCCGAGCACGCCTTCGACAAATCCTACGCCGAGAAGCTCGGCATCGACACCACCAACCTACTTATCGCCCAGCCCGATAACGGCGAGCAAGCCCTCGAAATCGCCGACCAGCTAATTTCCAGCGGTGCCATCGACATCATCGTGATTGACTCCGTGGCCGCCCTCGTGCCCAAAGCTGAGTTGGAAGGCGACATGGGCGACTCAAAAGTGGGCCTGCACGCCCGCCTCATGAGCCAGGCCCTGCGCAAGCTCACCGGCACCATCAACAAAACCGGCTGCTGCTGCATTTTCATCAACCAGCTCCGCGAAAAAATCGGCGTGATGTTCGGCACCCCCGAAACCACGACCGGTGGTAACGCCCTGAAATTCTACGCTTCGGTACGCCTCGACATCCGCCGCATCGGCCAGATTAAGGAGGACAAGGACAACGTGACCGGCAACCGCACCAAGGTGAAAGTGGTGAAGAACAAAGTAGCGCCGCCCTTCAAGGTGGTCGAGTTCGACATCATCTACGGCCAGGGTATTTCCAAAGTCGGCGAGATTGTGGACCTGGGCGTTGATATGGGCATCATCGGTAAGTCGGGCTCGTGGTTCAACTACGGCGAAACCAAGATTGGCCAGGGCCGCGAAGCCGTGAAAACCCTGCTGCTCGACAACCCCGAGCTGGCGGCCGAAATCGAGAAGAAAATCCGCGACATGGCCAAGGGCGACGATGCCGTGATTCCCGTGGACATGAGCATTCCGGAGGATGGCGAGGACACGCTGTAA
- a CDS encoding DUF3108 domain-containing protein produces MTRRWLLFTPAVLLLLVAAQPALGPGDAVRNVPQSSFGRGETIKYTVHYGLINGGEATVETGGSLERVNDRPCYKATVSGKTTGSFDFFLRIRDQWRAYIDTASILPLRAQRDIAEKNYRKKETVEFDHLHDIAEVQDHDKENPKHTTVKVANNTLELVSGFYYLRTINFDRMKVGDVVRMPGYFDGDNFILDVVYKGREVVETKAGDVRAFKLVPRMPNNKLFRGENAISVYLSDDRNKIPVLFQAEMFVGTVKVDMVRYQGLKWKLNLAN; encoded by the coding sequence ATGACGCGCCGCTGGTTACTCTTTACTCCTGCTGTCCTGCTGCTATTGGTTGCCGCGCAACCGGCTTTGGGCCCTGGCGATGCCGTGCGCAACGTTCCACAGTCCAGCTTCGGGCGGGGCGAAACCATTAAATACACCGTTCACTACGGCCTGATTAACGGCGGCGAGGCCACCGTAGAAACCGGCGGCAGCCTGGAGCGCGTGAACGACCGGCCCTGCTACAAGGCCACCGTGAGCGGCAAAACCACCGGCTCGTTCGATTTTTTCCTGCGCATCCGCGACCAGTGGCGCGCCTACATCGACACGGCCAGCATTCTGCCCCTGCGCGCCCAGCGCGACATTGCAGAGAAGAACTACCGCAAGAAGGAAACCGTTGAGTTCGACCACCTGCACGACATTGCCGAAGTGCAGGACCACGACAAAGAGAATCCCAAGCACACCACCGTGAAGGTGGCCAACAACACCCTGGAGCTGGTGAGCGGCTTCTATTACCTGCGCACCATCAACTTCGACCGCATGAAAGTGGGCGACGTGGTGCGGATGCCCGGCTACTTCGACGGCGACAACTTTATCCTCGACGTGGTGTACAAGGGCCGCGAAGTGGTGGAAACCAAGGCCGGCGATGTGCGCGCCTTCAAGCTGGTGCCCAGAATGCCGAACAACAAGCTGTTCCGGGGCGAAAACGCCATTTCGGTCTACCTCTCCGACGACCGTAATAAGATTCCGGTGCTGTTTCAGGCCGAGATGTTTGTGGGCACCGTGAAGGTGGACATGGTGCGCTACCAGGGCCTGAAGTGGAAGCTGAACCTGGCCAACTAG
- a CDS encoding response regulator transcription factor, which translates to MTAAKTPVYKILVVDDDPDIVELLEFNLKKEGYQTASASDGRKAMEVAAEFHPDIILLDVMMPNLDGIATCRLLRENPKFKDTYILFLTARAEEFSEVAAFEAGADDFIAKPIKPRALLGRLAAVKRRDQDPHAAVDAIDINGLRIDRTAFAVYQEGKKITLPKKEFELLAFLAASPHKVFNREELLQNIWGNDVFVLARTVDVHVRKVREKVGDHHIQTIKGVGYKFNAD; encoded by the coding sequence GTGACTGCTGCCAAAACGCCCGTGTATAAGATTCTCGTGGTTGATGACGACCCGGATATTGTCGAGCTGCTGGAGTTCAACCTGAAGAAGGAAGGCTACCAAACCGCTTCCGCCTCCGATGGCCGCAAAGCCATGGAAGTAGCCGCCGAGTTTCACCCTGACATCATCCTGCTCGACGTGATGATGCCCAACCTAGACGGCATTGCCACCTGCCGCCTACTGCGCGAAAACCCCAAGTTTAAGGATACCTACATCCTCTTCCTCACCGCCCGGGCTGAGGAGTTCTCCGAAGTGGCCGCCTTTGAGGCCGGAGCCGACGATTTCATCGCCAAGCCCATCAAGCCCCGTGCCCTGCTGGGCCGCCTGGCCGCCGTGAAGCGCCGCGACCAAGACCCCCACGCGGCCGTCGATGCCATCGACATCAACGGCCTACGCATCGACCGCACCGCCTTTGCCGTGTACCAGGAGGGTAAAAAAATAACCCTCCCCAAGAAGGAGTTTGAGTTGCTGGCCTTCCTGGCCGCCTCGCCCCACAAGGTGTTCAACCGCGAAGAGCTGCTTCAGAATATCTGGGGCAACGACGTGTTTGTGCTGGCCCGCACCGTGGACGTACACGTGCGCAAAGTGCGCGAGAAGGTGGGCGACCACCACATTCAGACCATCAAGGGCGTGGGCTACAAGTTCAACGCGGACTGA
- a CDS encoding sensor histidine kinase — MNLSSRTIAILIALLVAGVLTTYARIGPTLPFREAFLAAGVTVAACFLLIYLSFEALIFKEINGIYAGLEHIKRKEFKRLSNKFLFRPEPVKRVRDEILQMAERRQQELDELVRLQALRREFLADVSHELKTPLFAAQGFVHTILDDEDDEIDLATRRKFLRKAAASLDTLDALVQDLVTIAQLEKGVVRMRRQRFDLIVLVREIFELLEQQAARRGTHLELFPPSLPETGLLVVADRNRIRQVLINLIDNAIKYGRDKGRVVVSLVESGRAVRIAVRDDGAGIAPEHQGRIFERFYRIDKSRSRESGGSGLGLAISKHIVEAHKSAIKVKSTVGEGTTLEFKLNKPKMGT, encoded by the coding sequence ATGAACCTCTCCTCTCGCACCATTGCCATTCTCATTGCGCTGCTGGTGGCGGGCGTGCTCACTACTTATGCTCGCATTGGCCCCACGCTGCCGTTTCGGGAAGCTTTTTTAGCGGCGGGCGTCACGGTGGCGGCATGCTTTCTACTGATATACCTGTCGTTCGAAGCCTTGATTTTCAAGGAAATCAACGGTATTTACGCGGGCCTGGAGCACATCAAACGCAAGGAATTTAAGCGGCTGAGCAACAAGTTCCTGTTCCGTCCCGAACCGGTGAAGCGCGTGCGCGACGAAATCCTGCAGATGGCCGAGCGCCGCCAGCAGGAACTCGACGAGTTGGTGCGCCTGCAGGCCTTGCGCCGCGAGTTTCTGGCCGATGTATCGCACGAACTCAAAACGCCGCTGTTTGCCGCCCAAGGCTTCGTGCACACCATTCTCGATGATGAGGACGACGAGATTGACCTCGCCACCCGCCGCAAGTTTTTGCGCAAAGCCGCCGCCAGCCTCGACACCCTCGATGCCCTGGTGCAGGACCTGGTCACCATCGCGCAACTCGAAAAAGGCGTGGTGCGCATGCGCCGCCAGCGCTTCGATTTGATTGTGCTGGTGCGCGAGATATTTGAGCTGCTGGAGCAACAGGCTGCCCGGCGCGGCACGCACCTGGAGCTATTCCCGCCCAGCCTGCCCGAAACCGGCCTGCTGGTAGTGGCCGACCGCAACCGGATCCGCCAGGTCCTCATCAACCTGATTGACAACGCCATCAAGTACGGCCGCGATAAGGGCCGCGTGGTGGTATCGCTGGTCGAAAGCGGCCGCGCGGTGCGCATTGCCGTGCGCGACGATGGCGCGGGCATCGCCCCCGAGCACCAGGGCCGCATCTTCGAGCGGTTCTACCGCATCGATAAAAGCCGCTCCCGCGAGTCGGGCGGCTCCGGCCTGGGCCTCGCCATCAGCAAGCACATTGTGGAGGCCCACAAGTCCGCCATCAAGGTAAAAAGCACCGTGGGCGAGGGCACCACCTTGGAATTCAAGCTGAATAAGCCGAAAATGGGGACTTAG
- a CDS encoding RluA family pseudouridine synthase, producing MKLPNFSDLVIFENDDYLVVNKPPFLATLDERVGGAPNMLRLARQHHDDIQAAHRLDRETSGALAFAKNPAAYRHLAMQFENREVKKQYHAAVWGTPQFDHQLVERSIETTTRGKARLAYKGKAAETYFTTLENFTRHSLILCEPVTGRMHQIRLHLMYLQAPIIGDKDYGGEDFFLSSLKKKFNMKEGEEEQPFIKRFALHALKLQFTGLNGEEISVEAPYPKDFRVLVEALRQLA from the coding sequence ATGAAGCTCCCGAATTTCTCCGACCTCGTTATTTTCGAAAACGACGATTACCTCGTCGTCAATAAGCCGCCGTTTCTGGCCACGCTCGATGAGCGGGTGGGCGGCGCGCCCAACATGCTGCGCCTGGCCCGCCAGCACCACGACGATATTCAGGCCGCCCACCGCCTCGACCGCGAAACCAGTGGCGCGCTGGCCTTCGCCAAAAACCCGGCCGCCTACCGCCACCTGGCCATGCAGTTTGAGAACCGCGAGGTAAAAAAGCAGTACCACGCGGCCGTGTGGGGCACCCCGCAGTTCGACCACCAGCTGGTGGAGCGCAGCATCGAAACCACCACGCGCGGCAAAGCGCGCCTCGCCTACAAGGGCAAAGCCGCCGAAACCTACTTCACCACCCTCGAAAACTTCACCCGCCACTCGCTCATTCTTTGCGAGCCTGTCACCGGCCGCATGCACCAAATTCGCCTGCACCTGATGTACCTGCAGGCCCCCATTATCGGCGATAAAGACTACGGCGGAGAGGATTTTTTCCTGTCTTCGCTGAAGAAAAAATTCAATATGAAGGAGGGCGAGGAAGAGCAGCCATTCATCAAGCGCTTTGCCCTGCACGCCCTCAAGCTCCAGTTCACCGGCCTCAATGGCGAAGAAATCAGCGTGGAAGCGCCGTACCCGAAAGATTTTCGGGTGCTGGTAGAAGCGTTGCGGCAGCTGGCATAA
- the rplM gene encoding 50S ribosomal protein L13: protein MDHLSFKTTHVSKANAQKSWVIVDASVAPLGRVCSQIANILRGKHKPSFTPNADCGDNVIVINADNLRVTGKKMTEKVYITHSGYPGGQKRRTVREQMNRDSRRVIEHAVKGMLQGNKLGSAQYRNMYVYAGDQHPHEAQQPVAIELKNL, encoded by the coding sequence ATGGACCACCTGAGCTTCAAGACGACCCACGTCAGTAAGGCCAACGCCCAGAAGAGCTGGGTTATCGTAGACGCCAGCGTCGCCCCTCTGGGCCGCGTTTGCTCGCAGATTGCCAACATTCTGCGTGGCAAGCACAAGCCTTCGTTTACGCCCAACGCTGATTGCGGCGACAATGTCATCGTTATCAACGCCGACAACCTGCGCGTAACGGGCAAAAAAATGACCGAGAAGGTCTACATCACGCACTCGGGTTACCCCGGCGGCCAGAAGCGTCGCACCGTGCGCGAGCAGATGAACCGCGATTCGCGTCGTGTAATCGAGCACGCCGTGAAAGGCATGCTGCAGGGCAACAAGCTCGGCTCGGCCCAGTACCGCAACATGTACGTGTACGCCGGCGACCAGCATCCGCACGAGGCGCAGCAGCCCGTTGCTATCGAACTGAAAAACCTGTAA
- the rpsI gene encoding 30S ribosomal protein S9 — translation MAITNTSGRRKTSVARIYMQAGQGNITINDRDMKAYFSNELLENVVNQPLAILEQVGQYDIKVNVKGGGISAQAEAIRLAITKALVSDNEETRPALKKEGFLTRDPRMVERKKFGKRKARRSFQFSKR, via the coding sequence ATGGCAATTACCAACACCTCTGGTAGAAGAAAAACCTCGGTGGCCCGCATTTACATGCAGGCCGGGCAAGGGAATATCACTATCAATGACCGGGACATGAAGGCGTATTTCAGCAACGAGTTGCTGGAGAACGTGGTCAACCAGCCCCTGGCAATTCTTGAGCAAGTCGGCCAGTACGACATCAAAGTGAACGTGAAAGGCGGCGGCATTTCGGCTCAGGCCGAAGCTATCCGGCTTGCAATCACCAAAGCTCTGGTTAGCGACAACGAAGAAACCCGTCCTGCTTTAAAGAAGGAAGGTTTCCTCACCCGCGACCCGCGCATGGTGGAACGCAAGAAATTCGGCAAGCGCAAGGCTCGTCGCTCGTTCCAGTTCTCGAAACGCTAA